The genomic segment GCAGCGCGTGCAGTACCATTGTCAAGAGGATGGCGGGATGCCAGAGGGCCTGTCCGGTCCACGTGGACGTCCCGCGCTACATACGGGCAATCGCCTCCGGCGACTACGCCGAATCCCTTGCCGTCATCCGGGAGTCCATACCCTTTCCATCCGTATGCGGGTACGCCTGTTTTGCGCCCTGTGAGAGTTTCTGCGGCAGGGGGCAATTTGACGAGCGGCTGGCAATACGTGCCTTGAAAAGGGTGGCTGCCGAAAGGGGAGGGCAAAGCTGGCGCGACGGCCTTCGGACGGAAAAACCCACCGGCAGGAAGGTCGCCGTGGTGGGGGCGGGGCCAAGCGGGCTCACGGCCGCTTATTTCCTTGCCCTCAAGGGGCACGACGTGACGGTCTTTGAAAGCAGGAGCGAACCGGGCGGCATGATGCGGTGGGCCATACCCCGCTACAGGCTGCCGCGGGAGACACTGGATGACGAAATCGAGACCATCCGGTCCCTGGGAGTGAAAATATTGACGGACGTCACCATCGAATCCGTTTCGGATCTCAGGAAGGGCGGCTTTGATGCCGTCTACCTTGCCTGCGGCGCCCAGAAGGGCAGCAGGGCCGGGGTTCCGGGAGAAGAGAGGGAAGGCGTCATGGACGCCCTTTCCTTTCTGGAGAGGGTAAGCAGTGGCTCGCCTGCTTCAGTCGGAAGAAGCGTCTGTGTTATCGGCGGGGGCAACGCCGCGATTGACGCGGCACGGAGTGCACTGAGGCTCGGAGCGGAAAAGGTGAAGATATATTACCGCCGGGGCGAGAAGGAGATGCCCGCGAGCCCGGAGGAGGTGGAGGCCGCTCGGGAGGAAGGGGTGGAGCTGAACTTCCTCGTCGCGCCCGGCAGGATAGAGAAGCAGGACACAAAACTGAAGGTGGTCTTCGACTGCATGGAGCTGGGGCCGCCGGATTCGTCCGGACGGGCAAGGCCCGTCTGCAAGCCCGGCCATGAGAGCAGCGAGACCTTTGACACCGTGGTCGTCGCCGTGGGGCAGGAGCTTGCTCCCGGAAGAATCGGCGTCAAGCTCGACGAGAGGGGCTTCATACTGGCCGGAGAGGACCTTTCCACGGACGAGGAGGGCGTCTTCGCCGGAGGGGACGCGGTGAGCGGACCGTCGTCCATCATAGAGGCCATAGCCACGGGCCGCCGGGCGGCTTCTTCAATGGATGCGTACCTCGGCGGAAACGGCGACGTCCATTTTCCGCTGGCCTCCCCGGAGCAAGAGGAGGCCCCGGAGCCGGCATCGGCGTCCGAGGCCGTGCGGCTTATGAACCTGCCCGCCGGCAGCCGGACGAGCGGTTTCGAGGTTGTGGAACAGACGCTCAAGGACTATGTGGCCCGCGAGGAGGCCAGGCGGTGCCTTTCGTGCGACCGGAGGGAATTCGAGGTCCTGCTGGACCCCGAGGCCTGCAAGGAATGCGGCTACTGCCGGGCCGTATGCCGGATGGGGGTCTTTGAGGCGGGCAGCGAGTTCAACAAGAAAGGATACCGGCCGTTCAAGGTCGTCAATCCGCAGAACTGTGTCGGGTGCATGAAGTGTTTTTACACCTGCCCGGATTTCTGCATCGAGGTTAAAGGAGCCAACAGCGGATGAAACGATATCTGGAGACGGGAAACTTTGCGATTACGGAAGGGGCGATACTTGCCGGCTGCCGCTTCTTTGCCGGCTATCCCATCACTCCGGCGACCGAGCTGGCCGAGGCGATGTCTTTGAGGCTGCCTCAGGAGGGCGGTATTTTCATACAGGGAGAGGACGAATGCGCGGCCATGCACCTGTGCATAGGGGCCGCCCTGGGCGGGTACAAGGCCATGACCGCTACCTCGGGGCCCGGCTATATTCTGTACGCCGACCCCTACGGGTGGGCCATCGGCTGTGAAATCCCCCTTGTCGTGGTCAACTCCGGGCGCGTGGGCCCGGTGAGCGGAATCACGGGAGCGCCCGGCCAGGGCGAGTTCTACCTCACCCGGTACCCTACCCAGGGGGGCAATTTCGAGACCATAGTGCTGGCCCCCAATTCGGCCCAGGAGACGATGTACATGACCGTGAAGGCCTTCTACCTGGCCGAGCGGTTCAGGACCCCGGTCACCATCCTCGCGGACCAGCTCATCACGGACGGCTTCGAGGACATTTCGGTTCCGGAAAACGAAGGCGAGATGAAGGAGATGGGGTTTGAGGTGTACCCGCGGAGGGTCAACAACGGGCCGGTTTTCTATCCCCCCACTGACGAAATCGACATTCCTCCGGTCGTCCTGGGCAAGAACACCGGGGCGCTCTGCTCCGACTGGACGCCGACCGAGGAGGGCTACGATATCGAAGAAGTAGAGGCCCACCACAAGCACGCCTACCGCCTGATTTACAAGGTGAGAAACCACAGGGACCTGGTGGAGGACCTCTATGAAAAGACGCATATGGATGACGACCCCGACTTGGTTGTCGTCTCCTTCGGCACGCCGTCCCGGGTGGTCAATACGGCGGTCAAGAAGGCCAGGGCGGAGGGGCTGAACGTCGGAGCGCTGAGGCTCAGGCATATCTGGCCTTTCCCCGACGAGCTGTTCTCCACCCCGAGGAAGTACCTGTGCGTGGAGCTGAACTGGGACGGCCAGCTGGTCAGGGAAGTGCAGAGGGCGGCGCCGAAGGACGCGGAGGTGCATTTCACAGGCATCTGCGGCGACCTGCCCTCCATTGCCGACCTGCTGGAGACGTTCACGAAGATTCTCCAAGGCAAGGCCCTGGAGCGCCAGGGCTGGAAGATGGAGGCCTGGTAAAATGGACTATCTGGCAAACAAGTATCTGAGGTTCCGCAAGACGCCCAGCACCGCCTGCACCGGCTGCGGCCTGGGAATAAACCATAAGGCCGTGCTCCAGGCCGTATACGAGCTGGGCCTCGAGGTCGAGGACGTCGTCTGGGGCACGTCCATAGGATGCGCCGGACGGCAGACCTTCGGCATGTGGAAAGGGGACGGCTTCGCCGGAACGCACGGCCGCGTATATGCCATTGCCCGGGGGCTCAGGCTGGCGCTGCCCCCGGAGAAGAAGATAATCCTTACCGTTGGGGACGGGGACGCCTTCGGCATCGGCCTGCTGCACCTCATTCATGCCGCACGCTCCAACGCCGACCTGACGGTGGTTGTCAACGACAACCTGGGCTACATGTCCACCGGAGGACAGTACGGCTGGACCACGCCCCTGGGGACCAGGACGGACAGCAGCCCCTACGGGATGTATGAGCAGAACCTGGTTCGGGAGGGCATGGACGTCCTGGGTGTGCTCCAGCACGCCGGCGCCACCTTCCTGGCCCGGCACGTGTCGATGGACGGCTCCCGCGCCACGGGCAGCATCAAGAAGGCGATACAGAACAAGGGACTCTCGCTGGTCCATATGATATACCCGTGCCCCACGAACTTCGGAAGCCGGGAGCTGGGGACCAGGGACGCCCTCAGCATTTACAACTGGATACGTGAGAGGAGCGCTCCCCTGGAAAAGGCCGGCGAGGATACGCTCTGGGCCACGGGGGTCTATCACGACGCCAGCAACAGCAGGCCGGAATTCTCCGAAGACATATTGAAGAACGTAGAGAAAATCAGGAGGGCTGCCGCGGTATGAAAACGAGGACGGAAATCCTGGCCAGCGGCTTCGGCGGGCAGGGCGTGGTAAGGCTCGGCCAGATTCTGGGCGAGGCCGCCGTCAGGCAGGGCTACAGAGTCACGATGCTCAAGAGCCATGGGACCGAGATGAGGGGAGGATACGTGCGCAGCCAGGTCGTCATCTCCACCGAGACGATCGACAGCCCCATTGTGGAATCCCCGGATGTCTTCGTCGCGCTCTCCCTGGCTGCCTACAACACCTTCAAGCACCTTATGAGGGATGGAATGATAATCTACGACCCGGCTTTCGTTGCCGTGGACGAAAGCCTGGGCTGCGTTCAGCACGCCGTGCCGGCCAAGGACATCTCCGTGGAGAGGTTCGGCCGGCCGGTATTCGCCAACACTGTGATGCTCGGCGTTCTGGCCAGCACGGTCGAGGTGCTCGACCCGCAGACGGTCCTGGAGAGCATTTTCCAGGTCATCCCGAAATTCCAGGACCAGAACAGGGAAGCCTTCATGATAGGCATGACGTTGCTTGAGACGGCCAAAAAGAAGTAAAACAAAAGGGGAAGCGAGGTGCAATGACCAAAGGCGTAAAAGGGGCAGACCACCCCTGGTACAAGGTGTGGCCGGGCCATCTCTCCAGGAGGTTCAGATACCCGAGAGTGCCGGCCGGTTGGCTCCTCGAGCGCAATCTGAAGAAATTCGCCGACAGGACCGCCGTCATATTCCTCGACCACGAAAGCCTCGAGGAGCTGGAACGGGTCACCTACGGGGAACTTTTCAGAAGGGCACGGGCCCTGGCCGCGGGGCTCAGGGAGTTGGGGGTCGGCAAGGGAAACAGGGTTGCCACCCTCCTGCCCAACTCCCCCGCTATAATCACCAGTTATAACGCAGCCTGGCTTGCTGGGGCGGCGATAACCCCGTGCAACATCATGGCCCAGGAAAAGGAGCTCGATTACCAGCTCAGGGACTCCGCCGCCAGTGTGCTCATCGCCGCCGAAAGCATGGCGGAGCTCGCCCTGAGTGCCGCGGGCAGGCGCGGCATGAGGGTCATCTTCGCCCCCACGGGAGAGAGGCACAGGGCAAAGCCTCCCAGAGGGGTCCTTCACTTCGACGACCTCCTTCAGGTGGACAAGCCCCTGCCGGAAGTCGAGGTGAATCCCGCCAAAGACATGGCGGTCCTGCTCTACACGGGCGGGACGACGGGGGAGCCCAAAGGGGCCATGCTGACCCATCGCAACATAGTCGCCAACACGATACAGTTTGCCCGGTGGTACCGGTTCCGGGAAGGGCGGGAGACGACCATATGCACAATCCCCATGTCCCACAGCGGCGGCATGAGCGGGGTGATGAACGTTCCACTGTTTTCGGGGGCCACGCTCGTCGTGATGAAGAGGTTCAAGGCGGCCTCCGTGGCCAGGAGCATAGAGAAGTACAGGGCTACCCGCTTCTTCGGCGTGCCCACCATGTACATAGCCATTTTGAACGACCCTGAGGCCTCCGTGTGTGACCTGTCCTCGCTCCGCGCCTGCCGCACCAACGCCGCCCCCTTGCCGGTAGCCGTCAAAGAGGCGTTTGACGGCAGGGTGGGCAAGGAGGTCCTGGTGGAAGGCTACGGGCTGACGGAGACCAGCCCGCTGACGCACGCCAACCCGCTGGACAGGCCGGTACCGGGCTCCATAGGCATCCCGCTGCCCGATACGGACTGCAAGATAGTGGACCCGCAGACCGGGGAGGACCTGCCGGCGTGCTGCGAGGGGGAGCTCGTCATACGGGGCCCCCAGGTGATGAAGGGATACTGGAACAAGCCCAAGGCCACGAGCAAGGCCATGGCCGGCGGATGGTTTCATACGGGGGACGTGGCGCGGATGGACGAGGACGGGTACTTCTACATCGTCGACAGGATGAAGGACATGATAAATTGCGGCGGATACAAGGTATGGCCTCGCGAGGTCGAAGAAGTGCTCTACGCCCATCCCGGCGTGAAACTGGTAACGGTAATCGGCGTGCAGGACGACTACTACGGGGAAATCGTCAAGGCCTTCGTGGTGCCGGGCAACGACGGGGTTACCGTCGGGGAACTCGTGGAGTTTTGCAAGAGCAAAATGGCCAGGTACAAGGTGCCCAGGGTCATGGAGTTCAGGGATTCCCTGCCCATAAGCCCCCAGGGCAAGGTCCTGCGCAGGGTCATGCGGGAGGAGGTCCGCAGCGGCGGCAGCTGCGGGGCATGCAGTGTGCAGGGGAGGGACGAGGAGGATTGAGAAAGAGAACCTTTCTTCGTATGAACTGAAAGGGAAACCGAGGGAGGCAACATGAGAACCAGGATAGTGGGAATCGGGCAGGTCGTGCTCGCGGTGTTGCTCGTGTTCGGGCTCGCTGCTCCGGCGTTGGCCGGACAGTACCCGGACGAACCGGTGAAGCTGTACGTTTCGTACTCTCCGGGCGGGGCCACGGATTTTCAGGCCCGGATAGTCACCATGAAGGCGCAGGATTACCTGGGCCAGCCCATAGTGGTGATAAACAAGCCCGGCGGCGGGGGCATGGTCGGCTGGAACTGGTTCGTCACCTCCGCCAAGGACGACGGGTATGAGCTGGTGGCCTATAACATACCGCACTTCATCGCCCAGTCCATCGTGTACCCGAAAAAGGCGAAGTACAACATCAACAACATGGAGCCGGTGGCCAACTGGGGGACCGACCCCGCCGTTCTGGTCGTGCCCAAGGACAGCCCGTTCAACTCGGTGTCCGACCTGGTGGACTATGCCAAGAAGAACCCCGGCAAGCTCACCGTATCGGGCGCCGGCCTGTACGTCGGCCACCACATAGCCCTCCTTCAGCTTGAGAAGGCGACCGGGATGAAGGCTCGTTACGTGCCTTACAAGGGCGGGGCGCCGGCCCTGCTCGGGGTCATCAGCGGCGAGGTCAAGGCGGGCTTCAACAATCTTTCCGACGCGTACAGAAGCAGGGACAGGCTGAAAATCCTGGCGGTAGCGGACCTGGAGAGAGACTCCTTCCTGCCGGATACGCCCACTTTCCTGGAACTGGGATTTAACGTCGACGACACCAGCAACAACCGCCGGGGCATAGCGGCGCCCAAGGGCACCCCGCCGGAGCTTCTGGAAAAACTTTCCACCGATTTTGTCAAGATGTTCAACGACAAGAAGATCCAGAGCAAGATGAAGCAGACCGGCTGCGGCCTCAAGGTGATGGGGCGCGACGACCTGAGAAAGGAGTGGCAGAGGGTCCAGGACACGCTGACAGTGGTCCTGAAGGGCCTGCGCGCAGACTAATATAGCGAACGAGCGGGAGGGAGAGCGAGCTTCCGGCGCGCTCTCCTCCCGTTTCATGGGGGAAGGGCAGTCATATGCTCGAGGGGATAACGGGTGTCTTAGGCAACCTGTCCAACGTCTTCACCTTCTATAACATGGTGATCCTCCTGGCCGGGGTGCTGGGAGGCCTTGTACTGGGTGCGCTGCCCGGCATCAGCCCCACTCTGGCGGTCGCCCTGCTCGTGCCTTTTACTTTCTACATGAACCCCCTCAGCGGCCTCATCCTGCTCGGCGCCGTGTACATGGCATCGGTTGCGGGCGGTGCGATATCGGCCATCCTCATTAATGTGCCGGGAGCCCCCGCCAATATCGCAACCATGCTGGACGGCTACCCCATGGCCAAAGCCGGGAAGGCCAGGTCCGCCCTGTACACCTGTTTCATAAGCTCCTTCATGGGCGGCATCTTCGGCATGGCCGTCATGATACTCCTTACGTTTCCCCTGGCGGAATTCGCTTTGAGGTTCCGGTCGGTGGAGATTTTCTGGACCGCCATCCTCGGCATGACGGTGGTGGCCGGGCTGGGCTCGGGCAGCGTGGTCAAGTCCCTCGTTGCCGCGGCCTTCGGCGTGTGGCTCAGCACGATAGGGCCGAACCCGACGACCGGGGAATTCCGGTTCGTCTTCCACGACGCCCTGGCGGGTGGAATAAACATAATCCCCGCGCTCATCGGCCTCTTCGCCATCCCGCAGGTATTTACGCTCATCGAGAACTTCGGCACGGAAAGGTCCGGCGTGCGCGTGGAGGACGAGAAGGGCGGCCTGTGGAGAACGTTCCGGAAAACCGCCGGGATGTTCCGGGTTCAGGGCATGGGTGCGGTCATCGGGTCGGTCATCGGGCTCATTCCCGGCGTGGGCGGGCAGGTCGCCGGAATAGTCTCTTATGACCAGGTCAAAAAGTACTCCCGCAACCCCGAAAAGTACGGCACGGGCATAGCAGAGGGCGTGGCGGCCGCAGAGAGCGCCAACAATGCCATGGTGGGCCCGTCGCTGGTGCCGCTTCTGACCCTGAGCATCCCGGGCAGCCCGACGGCGGCCGTCCTTCTCGGCGGCCTGCTCATCCACGGAATATTTCCGGGGCCGGACCTTTTCCGCCTGCACGGAAATATCGTGCATTCATTCATAGGCAGCCTTCTTCTGGCGCAATTCGTCATGCTCGTCTTCGGCTTGGGGCTTTCGCGGTATTCCGGCTGGATAATGAAGGTCGACGACATGTACATGGCCGCCTCCATCATCGTCCTGGCTGTCTTCGGCACATACAGCGTGAACAACAATTTCAACGAAGTCCTGATCATGTTCGCGGTGGGGTTCCTGATGTATCTGGGAGGCAGGGTGGGATTTTCCGCCGCACCGGTGGTGATGGGGCTGATACTGGGAAGGATAGCCGAGAACGCCTTCCTCAAAAGCATGCTGATAGCTCGTGCCGGAGAGGGCATGCTGAAGTATTTCTTCACCGGATGGATAAACGTGGTCATCATACTCTTGTGCGTTGCGTCCCTGCTGTTCGGCGTTCAGGGGATGATAAAGGGCAGGGTGCGGAAGGGCAGAACCGTGAGGGACCTGCACGTTTCGTGCGTCGTCCTGGCGTTTTCCCTGCTGGTCTATTTTTACGGTTTGAACGTCAGGGACCCCCTTTCGGCCATATTTCCCGCAGCCACCCTTCTCATAATGGCGGGCCTTGCGGCCGTCGCACTGCTTCAATCCTTGTATTCCCTGCTGAAAGGGAAAGAAGAGGAAGAGAGTGAGCCCCCCTTGCCCATGGCCCGGATAATCGGCGCCATCACCCTGGTCGTCCTGTATTTCGTCGCCCTTACCTCTCTGGGCTTTTACTTCAGTTCGTTCGTTTTTTACTTCATTTTCATCACCGTCCTCATGTTCAGGATGTTCAGGAAAAAGGACTTCCTGAGTCCCGTCCTGAGCCGGGCGTTCGTGGCCGCCGCTTTCGTTTCGGTGCTTTACATTCTTTTCAACGTCATCCTGAATGCTTCTCCGCCCAAGGGGCTGATAATATAGGCTGCGGCGGGTGGCCGACTCTACCGGCGTTCTGAAGAGGTTCGATTGGGATTGTTGATTGGCCTTGGGGCGGGTCTGTTCGGCGGTTTGCTGGGCATAGGCGGGGGGTTCATAATGATTCCCCTGATGGTCAGGTTCATGAGGGTCCGCCAGCATGTTGCCCACGGCACGAGCCTGGCCGTTCTGGTTTTCATCGGCCTCTCCGGCGCGCTCTCCTATGCCCTGAAGGGCTCCCTCGATATTGCGGCCTTTTTGCTGCTTGCCGCCACCTCAGTGGTGACCGCTTATTTCGGAGCCAGGGTTGCTCATGCGCTGCCCGAGCAATTACTGAAGAGGTTCTTCGGCGCGTTTCTTCTATTCGTTGCCATTTTCATGCTCCTGAAACCCCATCTCTGGAGCGCGGCTTTCGCCCCGGCCCTGCGGTACAGGGTCGTCGTGCTTGCGCACTTTCGGCTGGGGAATGTGAAAGCGAGGTTAATAGGCCAGCTTGTCACGGGCGTGATTGCCGGGTCTTTTCTGGGAGGCACGTTCGCGCATTTGTTCCCGGAAAATGCGCTCCGGTCCTTGTTCGGCATCGTCCTTGTCTGGACGGCATGGAGATACCTGGCACCGGGCAGGTGGGTAGGGGAAGGCGGGACGAACGCGGACAAATGAGTTACTGACCCGCAACGCGAGCGCGTTTCCTCTGGCTCTGACGCTTCAGGCGGCCAGTGTCTGGGCGGTGGAGGAGCCTGGATGGGAGCGTTCATCGTCAGTCAGTGCGGCAGCCCGTAATTGAAATCATTGCGATGGCGTTGATATGTATTTCACAAATTACTTCCAGTAACAAACGGTTGACATTAGTCATCAGGAAATATAGATTACATCCAGTAATGTATAAGTTTTTCCTTATCACGGCATTTACTTTGGCTTTGCTATGCATGGGCATGGGGGCGTCAAACGTGGCGGATGCGCAGGAGGTTAAGAAGTACGCCACGGTTCATGAAGGTCCGGTCGCCATATTCATCGAGCCGACGGACGAAGAGAGAGAGGCCTTGAAGAAGGAGCGCGGCGAGGAGGACTTCGATACCATAGCTGACGACATCATGTGGTACGACTGGCGGGCGACGGAGTTCCTGAGTAAAAGGGACATTCCCTTCTGCTTTACGACAGAGGAGCACCACGAGTTCATAACGGTGGACGATAAGAGATATTCCGTGGACAAGGAATGCCGCTACTGGTGCCTGTTGCTCTGGAACGGCAAAGACGAGCCTGTGTACACAGACTCAATAGACATAGATATGTACGAAGATTACCTTATGGGGGAATGACAACTACTTCCTGGAGGTTGCATCAGGTTCGTCTTCCGATAACTACGTAGTTCCCCTCCGACTCCGCAAAACCGCATTTTGCTCATAGATGCGGATTACAAGAGCAAGCGCGACAAGGTTTCCAGCGCAGACCTTGAACCGATATTTGTGAACCCGCTGTGCACGAACACCCGCCTTAGTGCACAGCGGGTCAGGCTACTAATTACAGGCGCCCTCCGTCTGGGGGGCGGCCCCGCACTCGGCCCTGATGCAGGGCCTTGCCTCGTTGCACCCCTGCTCTTTCAACTCAGCCAGGACCATGTCCGCCACCTTCCGCGCCGTCGCGTTGCGTTCTTCCTCAGGGACAGAGTCGATATCAAAACGGTCGGTGTACTTTCTGTAGAAGGAAAGGGCATCGAGCCTGACCAGATTCTCCTTGCCGAGCAGATTTTCGAGAATTCTGCCGTGGCAGCCCAGGAAGCAGCCGTCGATGAGGACGACTTTCCCTGAGTTCTTCACCCAGCGGGCCAAGGCCGAATGGGGCACCGCAAACAATTCCCCGTGACAGCCACGGCGGTAGGGCTCTTCCTTTGCCACGAGGTTTGCCGCGAGACGGGCGATTTCTCCCCGTATGCACGCTCCCTCGCAGGAGAGGACGGGAATTTTCCCCTCCTCAAGATTTCTGTTTCCGACCTTCTCCCCCACGGGGCAGGTCCTTTCGGTCCTTGTAACCTCAAGGGTATACACGGTGTTTGACTTTTCCATCGCACCCTCCGATGTTATTCAGTTTTTTCCGCTTCGGGCTCGCAACAGGATTGCTTTTGCATGGCTTCCATCATGCGCCTCATCATGGATAAGCAATCGGGGGAACCCCCCGGGGCAGCACAACACGTGCCCATTTTCTCAAACATCGTCTTGAAGTCCCCGGGGTTGCACCCGAAGCCGGCATCCTTTGCCTTATCTTCCTTCCGTGTCTTCTCTCCACAATGCATTTCAATGCCTCCCACTCGTTTGATTCAACCGACCTCGACGTATGAAATCAGCTGTGCCCGGTTAAGGTCCTTTTTCTGTCTTCGTACTCCTCCTTGTTTATCTCCCCCAGGGCGTACCGCTTGTCGAGCACGTCCATTGCCGAATCCGAAGCCTCCATGCCCCTGCTGTCTGCGTCATGGGTATCGCGCCCGCCCATCATACAGCCCATGCGGCCCCGCATCATGAAGATGCAGAAAACGACCATGATGATGGGGAATATCCACCAAAGGGAGAAACCGTAGAACGCCGAGCCGAACATCCCAATCACCTCCTTTTCCCTGTAGACGGGGCAAGGGGCGAAAAGGATACAGGCTCAGGTGGATTCCTTGAAATCTCTGAGGGCGGTCTTGAGGTCGCAGGAAAATACGTTCCGCTCGTCACGGTAGAAGCTGCAGTGGGCCTCGAACTCTCTCTTCAGTCGTGCCCTCGCGCGATGCAGCCGTATCTTCACGGTATCGAGACTGACTCCGAGGATTTCGGCAACCTCGCGGTTTTTGAAGCCCTCGATCTCTTTGAGTATGACGACGGTCCTGTAGTCCGCCGGGAGCCGGAAAATAAAGTCCCGAATGCACTCGTTCATTTCCGTCCGTATAAGCTGCCGGTCAAAGGAAATCATCTTTTGCCCCGTCCATACATCCATATCCGCCGTCTCGGCTGCTCTTTCTTCGGTTGAACGGTCCCGGACGGTTCTCTGAAAGGACGGACTGCGCTGTCTATCCAGGGCGGCATTGGTCGCGATTCGGTAGATCCACGTGGAAAAGGACGACTCGCCCCGAAATCCTTCCAATGCCTGATTAACCTTCATGAAGACTTCCTGCGTGAGGTCTTCGGCCTCGCGCTCTCCCACCAGTCGTGTCAGGTAATGGAGCATCTTGGGATGAAAGGTGCTGTAGATATCCTGGAAATTCAATTCGGTGTCGCTCATCCGCTACCTCCCCTCGGCGAAGGATGAGGATGCCATAACGTAATTATATTACGTATTGCTGAGTTTCGCCAGAGTCCTCTGAGAGCCCACGTTGAGTAGAGGGAAGCGCAACCCAATAATTCATTTTGGAGACTTTTGGCGGTACTTCGCACAGACTGTAAACCCCGGGGTATGCGACCTTCTGGATGAAATCTTCGAAAGTTGCGACTTCCAATACCTGTGGCTTCGTAGGTGTAAGTCGCAACTGGAGATAATCGTTCATTGCTTGAAGGCGCCTCGGGGTACGCCTTTTGTCATGGCTGAAGTGAGCATTGCCGCCGCCAGGGATGCCTCGGCCAAAGGACGCTCACCGTTTTCCTGAGATGTGCGACCCCACCCGGGTTCGGAATTGGACCATAAAAGCGGTTACCAAGACGGTTACCGAAGAAAAGGGGTTACGGTTCGTGCCCCGTAACCCCTTGATTTTTCTGGGGGGCCGTCGGGGATTCGAACCCCGGACCCGCTGATTAAGAGTCAGCTGCTCTACCAGCTGAGCTAACGGCCCAACGCTTTAATACTAAAACAGTTTCCGGCACCTTTGCAATCTCATCGGCCGAAACCCGGGCATCCCCGAAGAAAGTGGCGCGCCTGAGAGGATTCGAACCTCTGACACCCGGCTCCGGAGGCCGGTGCTCTATCCACTGAGCTACAGGCGCTTCCTTCCAGGATGCTCTATGGGGTGGGCGAGGGGACTTGAACCCCCAACACCTGGAGCCACAGTCCAGTGCTCTGACCAATTGAGCTACGCCCACCGACCCGCCGAAGCGGCTGAGGACAAACCATATTATACCCTATGCCGAAAGCCCGTTGCCAGCGCAAAGCGCCCGGCGCCCCCTTGCTTCCCGTGACGCGCCGGGAAGCATTATACCATCGGGGGCCTGGGAATTTCCGCCGGGCAGACCCGTGCCGGATGCGTCCTATTGCCCTTCCGCGGCCTTTTTGCTATCATGTCCCTTCATGAAGCGACGGCCGGAGGTGGCCTCCTCTGCCATGATGAAGCCTTCCCTCAGGGACATCTTCTCCTGTGCGCTCTGCGCGGTCATTTTCATGCTTCTGGCCCTTCCTGCCCCGGCCTCGCCTGCGGAGAAGCTTGAGCTCACCCTGGAGGAGGCCGTGGATATGGCCCTCGAGAAGAACCTCTCGCTCAAGAGCGAGCGCTATTCGGTGCCCATCTCCGAGGCCGACCTGCTGGCCGAGAAGGGCGCCTTTGACCCGGCGGTGGGGCTGAACCTTTCCAACCTCTCGGCCAAGAGGGAAAGCCCCTCGCTCCTGACGGGCACGAAGGAAGACCATTTCACGGGCGAGCTTTCGTTTGGGGGCAAGATAAGGCTGGGCACCACGTACAAGCTCGACTGGTCGAGCGAGCGGGTGAAGAGCAACCTGGAATTTCTCACCATCAACCCTTTTTATAGCTCCGACCTTACCCTCACCCTTACGCAGCCGCTTTTGAAGGGCCGGGGCCCCCGGGTGC from the Nitrospirota bacterium genome contains:
- a CDS encoding 2-oxoacid:acceptor oxidoreductase family protein, which gives rise to MKTRTEILASGFGGQGVVRLGQILGEAAVRQGYRVTMLKSHGTEMRGGYVRSQVVISTETIDSPIVESPDVFVALSLAAYNTFKHLMRDGMIIYDPAFVAVDESLGCVQHAVPAKDISVERFGRPVFANTVMLGVLASTVEVLDPQTVLESIFQVIPKFQDQNREAFMIGMTLLETAKKK
- a CDS encoding 2-oxoglutarate ferredoxin oxidoreductase subunit alpha, with translation MKRYLETGNFAITEGAILAGCRFFAGYPITPATELAEAMSLRLPQEGGIFIQGEDECAAMHLCIGAALGGYKAMTATSGPGYILYADPYGWAIGCEIPLVVVNSGRVGPVSGITGAPGQGEFYLTRYPTQGGNFETIVLAPNSAQETMYMTVKAFYLAERFRTPVTILADQLITDGFEDISVPENEGEMKEMGFEVYPRRVNNGPVFYPPTDEIDIPPVVLGKNTGALCSDWTPTEEGYDIEEVEAHHKHAYRLIYKVRNHRDLVEDLYEKTHMDDDPDLVVVSFGTPSRVVNTAVKKARAEGLNVGALRLRHIWPFPDELFSTPRKYLCVELNWDGQLVREVQRAAPKDAEVHFTGICGDLPSIADLLETFTKILQGKALERQGWKMEAW
- a CDS encoding long-chain fatty acid--CoA ligase; translation: MTKGVKGADHPWYKVWPGHLSRRFRYPRVPAGWLLERNLKKFADRTAVIFLDHESLEELERVTYGELFRRARALAAGLRELGVGKGNRVATLLPNSPAIITSYNAAWLAGAAITPCNIMAQEKELDYQLRDSAASVLIAAESMAELALSAAGRRGMRVIFAPTGERHRAKPPRGVLHFDDLLQVDKPLPEVEVNPAKDMAVLLYTGGTTGEPKGAMLTHRNIVANTIQFARWYRFREGRETTICTIPMSHSGGMSGVMNVPLFSGATLVVMKRFKAASVARSIEKYRATRFFGVPTMYIAILNDPEASVCDLSSLRACRTNAAPLPVAVKEAFDGRVGKEVLVEGYGLTETSPLTHANPLDRPVPGSIGIPLPDTDCKIVDPQTGEDLPACCEGELVIRGPQVMKGYWNKPKATSKAMAGGWFHTGDVARMDEDGYFYIVDRMKDMINCGGYKVWPREVEEVLYAHPGVKLVTVIGVQDDYYGEIVKAFVVPGNDGVTVGELVEFCKSKMARYKVPRVMEFRDSLPISPQGKVLRRVMREEVRSGGSCGACSVQGRDEED
- a CDS encoding thiamine pyrophosphate-dependent enzyme; amino-acid sequence: MDYLANKYLRFRKTPSTACTGCGLGINHKAVLQAVYELGLEVEDVVWGTSIGCAGRQTFGMWKGDGFAGTHGRVYAIARGLRLALPPEKKIILTVGDGDAFGIGLLHLIHAARSNADLTVVVNDNLGYMSTGGQYGWTTPLGTRTDSSPYGMYEQNLVREGMDVLGVLQHAGATFLARHVSMDGSRATGSIKKAIQNKGLSLVHMIYPCPTNFGSRELGTRDALSIYNWIRERSAPLEKAGEDTLWATGVYHDASNSRPEFSEDILKNVEKIRRAAAV
- a CDS encoding FAD-dependent oxidoreductase; its protein translation is MRSSACSTIVKRMAGCQRACPVHVDVPRYIRAIASGDYAESLAVIRESIPFPSVCGYACFAPCESFCGRGQFDERLAIRALKRVAAERGGQSWRDGLRTEKPTGRKVAVVGAGPSGLTAAYFLALKGHDVTVFESRSEPGGMMRWAIPRYRLPRETLDDEIETIRSLGVKILTDVTIESVSDLRKGGFDAVYLACGAQKGSRAGVPGEEREGVMDALSFLERVSSGSPASVGRSVCVIGGGNAAIDAARSALRLGAEKVKIYYRRGEKEMPASPEEVEAAREEGVELNFLVAPGRIEKQDTKLKVVFDCMELGPPDSSGRARPVCKPGHESSETFDTVVVAVGQELAPGRIGVKLDERGFILAGEDLSTDEEGVFAGGDAVSGPSSIIEAIATGRRAASSMDAYLGGNGDVHFPLASPEQEEAPEPASASEAVRLMNLPAGSRTSGFEVVEQTLKDYVAREEARRCLSCDRREFEVLLDPEACKECGYCRAVCRMGVFEAGSEFNKKGYRPFKVVNPQNCVGCMKCFYTCPDFCIEVKGANSG